TATAGTCAACGCAGTAGAGAAAAAAAGAGTTCATGTATCAGGTTGGTGTTTATGAAGTTTGTATTGGTGATCAACTTATTTTAATAGAAGATTACAAACCATAGTTTTAGCTTCAGGCACGCTCTTCAAAATTCTATAAAGGCTGAAAACGACATATTAACATCCTTCTTAATGGAGATTGATGTTAGCCTTTATGTTGATAACAATATTCATGAAGTTGCCAGGGATGGCAATATTGATGCTATTAAGCTTCTACTTAAGAAACATATAGATATCAATATTCAGGATAAAAATGGACTGACTGCTCTAATGCTAGCTAGTAGAAATGGTCATCATCATGTTGTCGAACTACTACTAAAAGAACATGCTGACATTAATACTCAGAAAAAACATGGAGGGACTGCCTTAATGGTAGCTAGTGAAAGTGGTCATCACCAGGTTGTTGAAATACTACTCAAAGAACACGCTGACATTAACCTCCAGACAAAAAGTGGACTGACTGCTCTAATGCTAGCCAGTCAAAATAGTCACACCAAGATTGTTGAACAATTACTCAAAGAGCATGCCAATGTTAATACTCAGGAAGAAATTGGATGGACTGCCCTAATGCTAGCAagtcaaaatggtcatcacCAGGTTGTAAAACTATTGCTCAAAGAACATGCTGACATTAATCATCAAGGAAAAGATGGAGTGACTGCtctaatgctagctagtcaaaatggtcatcacCAGGTCATTGAAATACTACTCAAAGAGCACGCTGACATTAATCACCAGGGAAAAGATGGATGGACTGCTCTAATGCTggctagtcaaaatggtcatcacCAAGTCATTGAACTACTACTCAAAGAACATGCCAATGTTAATGCTCAAAAAGTAAATGGAGCAACTgccctaatgctagctagtcaaaatggtcatcacCAGTCATTGAACTTTTACTCAAACTACATGTCAACATCAAtagccagaaagaaaatggagtGACTGCCCTAATGCTAGcaagtcaaaatggtcattacCAAGTCATTGAACTATTACTCAAAGAGAATGCAAACATTAATCTCCAGACAAAAAAATGGACTAACTGCTCTAATGATAGCTAGTGAAACTGGTTATCTTGAGGTTGTTGAACTTCTACTCAAAGAACATGCTGACATTAATACTCAAGAAGAAGATGGATGGACTGCCTTAATGCTAGCTAGTCTAAATGGCCATCACCAAGTTGTAGAACTACTGCTCAAAGAGCATGCTGATATTAATCTCCATGGAAAAGATGGAGTGACTGCTCTAATTCTggctagtcaaaatggtcatttcCAGGTTATTAAACTACTACTCAAAGAACATGATATTAATATTCAGAAAGAAAGTGGAGCAACTGCtctaatgctagctagtcaaaatggtcatcaTGAGGTCATTGAACTACTTCTCAAAGAACATGTCGATACTCAGATAGAAGATGGAGTAACTGCCCTAATGTTAGCTAGTTATCATGGTCTTACTCAGATTGTTGAACTATtactcaaaaagcatatcaacATTAATCACCAAGGAAAAGATGGATGGACTGCTCTAATGCTAGCTAGTGTAAATGGTCATTAccaggttgttgaactactactcaAAGAACATGCAGACATTAACACTCAAAATGAAGATGGATGGACTGCTCTAATGCTAGCTTGTTGCtataaaaattttaaagtaGCTCAAAGTTTACTTAAATCACAAGCAGATCCTCATTTATCACTGCATAATGGATCAACAGCACTTTCTTTGGCTGCTTTTGGTGGTAACATAGACCTGTTAATATGCTTTTAGACAAAATTAAACCAACTTCTGATGAGATTGAAAAATCAGTTGTTGAGTCATGTTATGGCGGTCACCCAACTCTCGTTACCTTCCTCTCAAATAAACTTTCGCACCTCACTAATGACCAAAGAGAACTACTAGATTCGTGCATTAAAGGAGATTTAGGTACAGTTGTAATGAAGACATTAGATAGTCCAGATACTCAACTCATACTTGGACTTACTCCTCTCATGGTAGCTTCATCATGTGGACATGTTGATATAGTGGACGCTCTCATACATGCTAAAGCTGATATCAATAAACAAGAAAGTTATTGGGGGTTAACTCCTCTGTTCTTTGCTATAAGAGGAAGTAAATCCATTTCAATAGTAGAAGCACTCCTAAAGAATGGTGCTAATCTTAACATTACTGTTAACAATAACACAGCATTAGATGAAGCTAATGTACTTGAGTTGGAAGCTATTAGCCAGCTATTAACTCGATATGGAGGTCAGACAGCATCACAATTACAGAAGATAGAATTGAAGTCATCATTACTAACGCCTGACAAGAAAAAGCTTCTGCTACACCTTTCCAATTAATAGCTGAATTAaaacattcaacaatatataaagaTTTAAACACTCTCAAAATGAAGACAAAGGAAAGAGATTGCAATTGTCCACCATTTCATCCATACTTAGTTCACTCACTCTATCTATCATAAACCCTGCTCACACATTTAAAGATACTAGTGTAAAACAATATAGCAAGAATGAACTAAATCAAGACAACAAGACAGAAGCTAAAGAAATATATGTCGtcactattaattaattaaacatttcgtctttctttatttttgaacTTTATTCTATTCATCTTTAACTGTACAAGCTTGGAAATATTGTatgcattttaatacatttcacTCACATCTTTTTCCATTAACCTTTTGTCCCTtggacattacataatcacaaaTATAGgctattatttcatgacaataGATCAActagtttattaaataaatttttttaatgttcattaCATGATTTTTATGAGATATTAAATAGAATTATAGTCAATGAAGCTACTCTTACGATTATCACCTTGTTAACaataaattttgtatttatttaattaacacatAATATTTCTTAGAGTGCCATCTCATTTTCTGTAGAATCAGATGACCCAAACCGAGATCGAGTAGCATCAAGTAAGTTTACTAGATTGGCTGTTTAGTAGTAGGATATTAAGTAATAGGTAACCATTTTATGTTTAACAGTCCAATTGTGTATGACATCTTCCAGGCTCTCTTTCTCAGCCTACCATATATTACTGATTGGTAAATGTGTCAGTGGTCAATCAAGATTTGatcattacatatatttactgAATAAGTGATAATTGACAGCATCATATGCATATTTATACATACCAAAATATATGGAAAGCAGAATGGACTGAATGGAGTGTTAGAGTAGGTGTTGTGTCTCAACTAGTCCATAAATGGAAAATGTCTTAAAAACATTGCTGGCCTACTAAGGTTTGTGGTTGAATTATATTCAcatgtataacattttatatttatttcggCTTCCTAAAGCcagtgttactatatttagactTGTAGGAAACAGGATAAAACTGGAtgaaacatgtttatttcatCATTTAAAAATCCCTGTCCCGAGAAAATCGAACAAAGTACCAAAATTACCTTTTACCACAGATTGTGGTAGGACAGCAACAAGGCAAGTTGGGATTATTGTAAAAATAGGTCTGATGCTTTGctcaaaaaatattaaaaatagaaaaaaagttTACATGGTATGGGGCATTCAATAGTTTAAGAAACAATAGTACTGAGTCTGTAGATTAAAAACAGACAAATAAGTTCTCAATCAATTGTGAAAATAATATTCACAATCTTTAAACTAACACAAGCACTGGCCCTATGattgaaatattacaaaaactTTAATTGAACTTCCCAAACAGTttcaacataataaaaacacaaagtggTTTTACCTATTGCTATAAATATTGAACTTCAAACTGTGTGTCTGTTTTATTAATTCTGTACACTTTATGTTGCTAATTCTGAAAGAGACTAAAATTTCTCACacttattacattttaatattttattacaatgttATCAACTAAGGCATCTTGACTTAAAAATTCTCAAAAtactcaaaaaaaaaatatttaaaatatcagtatgtattatgttcaatatattttttcagacAACAAAGAATCTTTTCAAGATGCTCCTCTCCTGTATCTCTGCATTCTTTGTCTTTCACCTCCTTATAAACATCTTCAGGCATGACGTCTTTTGAATACAATTTCCTTGCTAGAACAAATGGATCAATACCTGATTTGATAGTCACATCAGTACATTAAACTAAAGCTCGTCTAATCCATTCAGGATTCAGAGAACCATTTGGAGTGTAAAGACAGAATATGAAGCTGTTTGTATTCATATTAGAAAGAAGAGACCAACTACAACATAGTGGTTAGTTAATGTATGTTGTAGTGAGGTTGACTTAACAGGTTTGGTAATAATATGATTGTATTATTATAGTGAAAACAAATCTAATACCTACATCTGTTCATTTGAAATGGATATACACTATGACCTTAATATTAGCCTCactatttaaaatcaaaatatgtttttaagagAGCTACATGACTTTGGTCGTATCTTCAAGTGACACATTACTAAATAATagaatataaacacaaacaggAACTGTTAGTAATAAATCAGAGAGAATAAATCACCTATAATGGACTGGTTagttaatgtttataattatgttttaatcaGAAGGTTTGGCCAATATACATGCACATTGTggcaatgtttaaaatgtaatatttatatctatttgAGCAAGAATACTTTCATTGGCCTTCAATGTTGTGGTTGACATTATCATAAAAGGACAAACAAGTATATATGCTAAGTATAAAGTATAAAGTAGTATTTACCATCTTCAAGTGATTGTATCAAATCTAGCTCCAAATTATTAGGATTGACTCCTCTTAATAGtattcaatattttaattatgcaACTGTATTAGTTCGTTGTTCAGTAGATATTGTGATCAAACTAAAAGGGACGATAGATATAGGGTTTTGATCACCAAAACTGTCAACTTTGCTCTAACATATCTATATTTTCTTTTGAGTATGTTTTTATAGCagtactacatttttttttatacatacttTGAAAGATTTACATGAGAAATGACACACCCCATGCATTCATTGTaaggatatttttgtttttcaggactaatttaatgttatattcaCTATCTTGAAGTGTAAAGGATAGACATTCATCCTCCTCAATATGATATGGAAGAGAATCAttatactacatacatatatctatattaaaataattgtttgaaaTGCAGTTAGATCAATCAGAGCATTGAGATTTTTAGCTACTATAAAGCGTGTTAGCCATTTATTGTTCTTACGTGTATCATATACCATCTGAGCCAAAGTCTTTAGCAGAAGAACCATCTAAAAGTAGACATTGgtcaacatcttaacaatttaaaaaaaataatttattacctTTTGTTTGCTTGCCAATTGTAGGAAGCTCAAAGTATGTACTATGTCCACAgccttttctttttcatatatatttgttgagTTATTTAAAGAGATATTACATAAAAACTCTTGTTTTCTGCTTGTTTATTACCTTGTATACATTTTAAGCTTGTTATGTGAGGGACTTCATAACTCTGACAAAGGTGTGAAGGTTTTTGGAGCAGAGGCATCATTAACAAAGTCTTCTATAgttagttattttttttaatttagaccATCCAATCAGCTCAATGGATTGAATTAATGGAGGTATCTCCTGTACTAATACATTGTCATTCCAAAATGGATCAGTACAGTATTTACAATAGATTTTAAGTAAAAATGAGTGAGATGAATGCTACCATATTGATCACCTGAATTGAACTCTCCACATTCTTATAGTTGAACTTGAAAGAGTAGTAGATTGTTGAATAGAAGCTATTGCAAACTATCATAACTCGTATGATCTCTAGTAATTAGATGTACAACAGTACTGTATCTCTAAATTTATTGATTTAAGTAATAACATAATGGATATGATTGTGTTAATCTATAGATTGTAGCAAGCTATAAGCACCATTTTTCTTATATTGCATCAATGTTATCACATTCAGAGGATGGTACTACCATATATAGTATGATAAATTGAGAGAaggttaaacaaacattgttaaTGAATAGGAACTTACCAtacaacaatgaaatatatcttatcttataaaaaaataagatCTTTAAGTGTgttattttcaatttgtttttgtgtgtgtctaaaACATATGAAAAATCTTTAAACATATGATTGTACAtatatcttaaaaaaaaaaaaaaaaaagaaaaaaaaaaatataaaaaaaaaaaaatacatatatttatgtcATGTTTTGTATATTGATAGGATTGTGGATATAGCTCCAATACTTTCTTAATGCTTTTTATAATAAAAGCAAGACCACATTCCTTTGATTATATCTAATCATTCATTGTTATAGTTCGAGATGTATTAACTGGGAAATGTCAAGATTTTTAGTCAAGTCTCGATCAGTACTGCTAATTCTTCTCTGGGACTTCCTTATGTTTGCTCATTTAAGCTTCATTAGAGGTTTTGCAGCAACTAACTATGCTGAAGATAATAATGATGCTCATGACATTATCTTTGATATTGGATTATTgtcttattttctttttatatccttTATTTGGTCTACTTCTGATGTAAAAATAGGTAGGTATACATCTATCATTACTGGTGTGTATCTGTCATTTTTATCATGGATAATTGCTGGCTTGGCTTTTATCATAAAGAGTTCATCACATTATAATGGGCTGTTTTATATAACAAGTGGTGTTGCCTATTTGCTACAAGTGATTGGATACTCATGTGTGTACGATCAaatattattcaatttaatattGATCAAGCCATTGGTGCTTCGGGTGATGAACTAAGTGCTATTATATATTGGCACTCAATGAGTATCGCctgtaatttttttcattaacgTAATTGTGCAATGTTTGATAAATCAATTTATCATTGTATCCTACGTGTTATCAGGTGTGGCTGTCACTACAGTCATTATCACTAACTTTCTCTATAAAACGTTGGCTGGATACTACATGTCACATTGTTAATCTGTCAAATTGATTGCTAAAGTACTCAACTATGCCAGAAAAAACAAGTATCCCAGGAATCGTAGTGCCTTGACCTATTGGGAAGAGAATTACCCTTCTAGAGTGGAACTAGGTAAGGAAAAATATGGTGGACCATCACAGAGGAGCAAGTAGAGAATGTTAAGGTAGTTATGCGATTAGCACATTATTTATCTGTATTGTTGGTCTCGTTTGTGGTGAGAATATAAATGGATTAgttattataaagcaaatgaAGAAATGTCTTTTATTGATGCTTTATGTTGAAAAATGGATTATATGCTTTAGTAGCTTTGCTTTTAATTCTTTTCTATCAGCTAATTAACATCCTTGTTTTCAGAATTTTATTCCAAGGTATGCTTAAAGAATTGGAGTTGGACTGGTATTCTCATTATTTACAACAATATATTCTGTCATAATACTTGCCTCCAAAGAccattttcattttgaaaataaatcatACAAATTTACCATTGTTTTTCAAGTTTTGTATGGAATTTCATATActttaatttgccaacatccttAGCATTCACAATAGCTCAATCTCCACATGAAATGAGAGGTTTATTGATTGGACTGTGGTATGCAGCACGTGGCATTGGTTATATTTTACTATGAACAGCAAATATCTATTTAAGTGTGAAAGTGGGGATGGCATGTCAAGTGTTCACTATTTCATAGTTAAGAGTGTGCTTGTTCTTATTATTCTTATAGTTTTCATAATATTAGCTAAATGTTACAAGTTACGTGTGAGAGAAAATGAAGTCAATGTACATTTAATAGTTGAGGAACATTATGAGAGATATATGGACCAAGAAGTAGAGTATAGGGAAGAGATGGAACACTCACTTGAGTATGCTAACTGATATATTTCTACATCTatccatatatgtatgtatatgccaatatatatatatgtatataaaactttttatatatatatttagacttttgttatgtttatataagcaagtttttaaacaaaacatgcatGGTGTTTATAATGCTCTGGTGTTAAAGTCTTTAGACTGTTGATATTATTAGAtctctgaatatatatatatataatatacatttttaaaaaataaaatctttgtCATAGAATCTCTATCACATTTAATGAACTAAGTTGCATTAGAAATAAGCAAATTTGTACGCAACTCAATAAAATTCCTATAAGGTTTAgcataaaagtaataattatgaGAGAACTGGAAAGAATACGTGTCAGTCCAATCACTGCTAATATAGTACTGGCTATCATAACTTTAAATTCAGCTGTTAATGTTAATAGACCCATCATAGGACAAAGAAGAAGAgtcattatttttgaaattcatAAAGCAATGAAAACATACTTAACAGGCTGATTGCTAGTGGCAGATATCTCCATCAAACTGACAAAAAAGAACGTATAGTCCCAGAGAGTACTAGTGTAGTTGAACTAATCACAGTAATAATAAATGGGCTACTTTGTGAGGAAtacaacaaaatgtacaatattttttcACATATCATGTTAAAACGCTTCTAAATGGGCAAAGCAGCATTAACACTTCTAGCCGGGGTCGTAAAACGAAAAGCGTGGCCGTAAAACGTGCAGAGCGATATAGCCGATGCAGTCTCACAATATAAATTTTGTATGTTTCATCATTCTATAATTCACTCAATTTCACATTTTACTAATGACTCTGTATCATACACATGGGCTATGCAAATGTAGTCCTGCTCGTAATTATTATAAGGTATTATGACAATCAAGTCTGCCTCCTAACTAAATGAAAGTAATGTCCTtcacatttgtaaatcataaacTAATCAAGTTATGGAAGTAATACTAAGTTATATGTAATCATTGTAGAATGAATTTAGAGTCATATAAACATTGAACTAAAGTGGACCTAGGTAAGGACAAATATGGTGGACGGTATGatttgattaaaacattaatgagaactcacttttattttcaattaatatCTTTCCTTTTAGTATGTCTAGTTCCTCTATAAGAGCTATCAAGAGAGAAAGCAATTAAAATTCGTGTGCTTGGTTTCCTTAACTTTCACATATCCTGTTTTAATCCACCATATTTTAACTAAGACATGTAACTTCATATAGAAGCCATTCCTTTGCTCATTTCAATTTGGTTCATGTAGTAAGTATTCGTTTTGACTCAATAAGGTGTgaaatactttcaaaatatcagaaatgattttttaaatattttatgttgtcATGAAACTTAATTTACTTGCCAATTGAATATTAGTAGAAACTAATACAAACATGCAGCAAAAAATCACATATtatcaaaaaaataataaagcttCATTAGTTTCTACATAAATTTAtgaatatatatgcatatatatgtatggcTTTGAAATGTGATAATTTCTTCAGTGAAGCATGGAATTACAGGTATGCAAGACTTAGAGCACGTCTTTAGTTATGTCCATAgaaaataattgacatttttcaaTTCAAGAAACTTAAGAGAGCAAgaagactttttaaaacaattaaaagagcAGAATGATGTGTGCAATGTGAAGATGAACAAGATCAGAAAGGAATTGAAGTTAGAAGATAAGTTATGTATAGAGAAATTATGCTGAAAATgctatagtatagtttatttcGGCCAGACTACGAATCAGTGCCAGAAATATCACTAAATCTATCCTTTTATTATGCAAGGCAAACCTATCTACCTATGTATTCATAGTTTAGTATATAGCCAgccacacacattatttacaagATGACTTCCACATGCTCTCCTTTTCAAAACAGCAATAGCATTACCTTTGTATGACATTTTGCACGTTCAGATGTTATTATTACAAGGAAGTGTTTGCTGTTCGCATATATTCCAGGATAGTCCTATACATACAGTACCACTAAAAGTACAATAGCTTACCCTGTTTCTCCTCTGGTCACCTTCTCAATCTGTTCTTGTTtctctactaatactttatcagtagctaATGAAGCTAACCATAACTACTACTAACAGTATCATAGCTAACTCTTTTCTCTCTGGTAATGTCTATATTTGTAATGCATTTTCCTTGTTCATTCCATCAAATAATTTCAGCTTCTCCgtttatattatgtacatattatatcaTTAATCTACATACGTGATAAAGTGTTACTTGAAATTGGAATGATCTATTTCTTGTCAAGATAAGGTAAAGCCTCTTCAAGTTGTGTAAATGTACCTCCTGTAAATGCccatttttctaaaaaaaaaaaaataatttatctgtTTTGTACTCTTGATATCAGTAAGTACAGACTGATGTATATTGAGTTTGAAGACCCAGTTGTTCCAATCCTCTTGTACTGGTCGTAGGATAACTGCCTGTTTAGGAAGATAAGAGAAACCGTATGAAGTAATATTATGGTAATGAAGCACTAAATTATAACATATCAACCTGTAGTCTTTAAAAGCTGTTGCTTATACAATTTGTTTATGAAGTATTGTTAGGATCTTTTGACTCTCTTTTATTTGTCTATCTTTCTCCTTGTTTGTGCTATGTAGTCATGATAACCATTAGTAGAAACAGCAACTACAATCAGTGGGAAATAATGATAGTAATAGGAATAATCTAAGTGTAGCCActgttagaaaataaataactagATGATTAGTGTCATCACCACTATATTTTATGGTATGTGCATGACTGGCTGGGGACTGTAACAAGTACTATATTATGTtctcttcattttttttcttgttaattTCAATCATTTCAATCTCTCTTTGTTTTcctattaataatttatgagtAGCATTAGAACATAACCATAGTATGTACTACTCACAGTACTACAGCTCACCTTCTTTTAGGTCTGGTTAACTTCTCAATCTCTTCTTTCTctactaataataaatcaatagctataaaaacataaacatatatGATATGTAGTATTAAAACAGCACTATAACTCACCATTTTTCTGTCTGGTTGACTTTTTAGCTCCAATACATTTGCTTCCAATGCAATTTGCCATACAAGATTCAGCTTTCTCTGTTTACAATAATTCTATTGCTATATCTCTACTAATTTATATGTACCTGTTAAAGAGTTTAGTTCATGATTGGTCTTGTGTTGTTCGC
The Gigantopelta aegis isolate Gae_Host unplaced genomic scaffold, Gae_host_genome ctg3315_pilon_pilon:::debris, whole genome shotgun sequence genome window above contains:
- the LOC121392044 gene encoding ankyrin repeat domain-containing protein 29-like, which gives rise to MEIDVSLYVDNNIHEVARDGNIDAIKLLLKKHIDINIQDKNGLTALMLASRNGHHHVVELLLKEHADINTQKKHGGTALMVASESGHHQVVEILLKEHADINLQTKSGLTALMLASQNSHTKIVEQLLKEHANVNTQEEIGWTALMLASQNGHHQVVKLLLKEHADINHQGKDGVTALMLASQNGHHQVIEILLKEHADINHQGKDGWTALMLASQNGHHQVIELLLKEHANVNAQKVNGATALMLASQNGHHQSLNFYSNYMSTSIARKKME
- the LOC121392045 gene encoding ankyrin repeat domain-containing protein 29-like — protein: MIASETGYLEVVELLLKEHADINTQEEDGWTALMLASLNGHHQVVELLLKEHADINLHGKDGVTALILASQNGHFQVIKLLLKEHDINIQKESGATALMLASQNGHHEVIELLLKEHVDTQIEDGSAISFSVESDDPNRDRVAS